The following coding sequences are from one Devosia neptuniae window:
- a CDS encoding MFS transporter, protein MLVFFLQPIAFGSWLPRIPDVQQALGLGPAALAFTLLGLPCGTLLTLPFAGPLVGKIGPRAAILYGFFFYAIAVSLPAFAPNPTLLFVALMLAGSSISFLELGLNVQADAVEKSTGSLIMTKSHGFWSVGIMVGSLIGSALAAIGLAPHWAILLVAAINLPLGVIVALLLPLVAPEGETKTEGQRSAWAMPSWALLGICFFVFGITMTEGAMADWSAVFLREALGADGGLAGLGYSVFAFMVATGRFGGDTLKARFGAVNTARICGTLALAGAAILFIAPNTIAALFGFAIIGLGVSVGFPLAVTAAASLTDRPSSSNVAVLSFVALCGFLIGPPVIGFIAEHANMRLGLLALVPVLLVSLLLTGRLMVKQRAADHNPEAEIPGVL, encoded by the coding sequence ATGCTGGTGTTTTTCCTGCAGCCGATCGCGTTCGGCTCGTGGCTGCCGCGGATTCCGGATGTGCAGCAGGCGCTGGGGCTGGGGCCGGCGGCTTTGGCCTTTACGCTATTGGGCCTGCCCTGCGGCACGCTGCTGACGCTGCCCTTTGCCGGGCCGCTGGTCGGCAAGATCGGACCGCGGGCGGCAATTCTCTACGGCTTTTTCTTCTACGCTATCGCGGTCAGCCTGCCAGCCTTTGCGCCCAATCCGACGCTGCTGTTCGTGGCGCTGATGCTGGCCGGCTCGTCGATCTCGTTTCTTGAGCTGGGCCTCAATGTGCAGGCCGATGCGGTGGAGAAATCCACGGGCTCGCTGATCATGACCAAATCGCATGGTTTCTGGTCGGTGGGGATCATGGTGGGGAGCCTGATTGGCTCTGCGCTGGCGGCGATTGGGCTGGCGCCGCATTGGGCGATTTTGCTGGTGGCGGCGATCAATCTGCCGCTGGGCGTGATCGTGGCGCTGCTTCTGCCTCTGGTCGCGCCGGAAGGCGAAACGAAGACCGAAGGACAGCGCTCGGCCTGGGCCATGCCGAGCTGGGCGCTGCTGGGCATCTGCTTTTTCGTGTTCGGCATTACCATGACCGAGGGGGCAATGGCCGATTGGTCGGCGGTGTTCCTGCGCGAAGCGTTGGGCGCCGATGGCGGGCTGGCCGGTCTGGGTTATTCAGTGTTCGCCTTCATGGTGGCCACCGGGCGGTTTGGCGGGGACACGCTCAAGGCGCGGTTCGGGGCGGTCAATACGGCCCGCATTTGCGGCACGCTAGCATTGGCGGGGGCGGCGATCCTGTTCATTGCGCCCAATACGATTGCAGCCCTGTTCGGCTTTGCCATCATTGGCTTGGGCGTTTCGGTGGGCTTCCCACTGGCGGTGACAGCGGCGGCGAGCCTGACCGATCGGCCCTCCTCGTCCAATGTGGCGGTCTTGTCCTTCGTGGCGCTGTGCGGGTTCCTGATCGGCCCGCCGGTGATCGGCTTTATTGCCGAGCATGCCAATATGCGGCTGGGCCTGTTGGCGCTGGTGCCGGTGCTGCTTGTGAGCCTGCTGCTGACCGGGCGGCTGATGGTCAAGCAGCGGGCGGCGGATCACAATCCTGAAGCGGAAATTCCTGGAGTTCTTTGA
- a CDS encoding FecCD family ABC transporter permease has protein sequence MGLIIALLAAMLMSLTLGFKLYGLDQVWQALFAFDGSETAVVISNLRLPRAVLAPLVGAALAIAGVIVQTLSRNRIASPDTLGLNAGASLAVVVASTAFGVGSLLGLSMSAALGALLTSFLVFAIAAGAGGLSPIRIVLIGVTIAGLGHSIVEMILTTNEAQLQQLLFWLSGSFVDRPMTLAQTGAPIVLIGAALALLLHRALDALQADDSTATSLGVPLALVRGGSFVSVALLTGAAVSMAGPVTFVGLVVPHAARRLVGLRHARQIPAAALLGAIYATLADVAARFIIYPVEAPVGAITAVVGGVVLLVLLKRRAA, from the coding sequence GTGGGGCTCATCATTGCCCTGCTCGCCGCCATGCTGATGAGCCTGACGCTGGGCTTCAAGCTCTATGGGCTCGATCAGGTCTGGCAGGCGCTGTTCGCCTTTGACGGCTCGGAAACCGCTGTGGTCATCTCCAATCTGCGGCTGCCCCGCGCGGTCCTCGCGCCACTGGTCGGTGCCGCGCTCGCCATTGCCGGCGTCATCGTGCAGACCCTGTCGCGCAACCGCATCGCCTCGCCCGACACGCTTGGCCTCAATGCCGGCGCCTCCCTGGCAGTCGTGGTTGCCAGCACCGCTTTTGGCGTCGGCTCGCTGCTCGGGCTTTCCATGTCGGCAGCTTTGGGCGCCCTGCTGACCAGCTTTCTGGTCTTTGCCATCGCGGCGGGGGCAGGGGGGCTGTCGCCCATCCGCATCGTGCTGATCGGCGTCACCATTGCCGGGCTTGGCCATTCCATCGTCGAAATGATCCTCACCACCAATGAAGCGCAACTGCAGCAATTGCTGTTCTGGCTCTCGGGTTCCTTCGTCGATCGCCCCATGACCCTGGCGCAGACCGGCGCACCCATCGTCCTCATCGGCGCCGCACTGGCGTTGCTGCTGCACCGGGCGCTGGATGCGCTGCAGGCCGACGATTCCACCGCCACCAGCCTTGGCGTACCGCTGGCTCTGGTGCGCGGCGGCAGTTTCGTGTCGGTCGCATTGCTCACCGGCGCCGCTGTTTCCATGGCCGGCCCCGTCACCTTTGTCGGCCTCGTCGTGCCCCATGCCGCGCGCCGCCTTGTCGGCCTGCGCCATGCCCGGCAAATTCCCGCCGCCGCCCTGCTCGGCGCCATCTATGCGACGCTAGCCGATGTCGCCGCGCGCTTCATCATCTACCCGGTCGAAGCCCCCGTCGGCGCCATCACCGCTGTCGTGGGTGGCGTGGTCCTTCTGGTCCTGCTCAAGCGGAGGGCAGCATGA
- a CDS encoding efflux RND transporter periplasmic adaptor subunit, translating into MTAPAAKPEWAQSKHDKANAARIAAGEKPRRRRWPWILLALVVLAIVAFIAFNMLQPPPEAPVETAAAETVMQVTTSEVTSVAPQTLAQQVKVTGSLGPQRQTQVASQVSARAVAVMARPGDAVNEGDVLVQLDTESLRIQLDQQTSTAAATRAQLVLAESQLLRTTDLIERGLTASSGLEQAQSSVDALRANLAALEGQVEAARIGVQNATIKAPMTGIVSERSVEPGQMVAQGTAVFTIVDLTTIELTAAAPVSAGALVKPGQSVAVSVEGIANRTFEGKVERVNPVAAAGTRTIPVYITLDNADGVLRGGMFAVGQITVVEQPDALALPSGAVREDAEGFYVLKVEGDSVVRQGVEKGSEWSAGRLIEITSGISAGDIIVTAVLTQLEPGDRIEMVEN; encoded by the coding sequence ATGACCGCTCCCGCCGCCAAGCCCGAATGGGCACAGAGCAAACACGACAAAGCCAATGCAGCGCGGATCGCGGCCGGTGAGAAACCGCGCCGCCGCCGCTGGCCATGGATCCTGCTGGCGCTCGTGGTGCTGGCGATAGTCGCCTTCATCGCGTTCAACATGCTGCAGCCGCCGCCCGAAGCGCCGGTGGAAACCGCTGCTGCCGAGACGGTGATGCAGGTCACCACATCCGAGGTCACCAGTGTGGCGCCGCAGACCCTGGCGCAGCAGGTCAAGGTCACCGGCTCGCTGGGACCGCAGCGGCAGACGCAGGTGGCCTCACAGGTTTCGGCGCGCGCCGTGGCCGTGATGGCGCGGCCGGGCGATGCGGTTAACGAGGGCGATGTGCTGGTGCAGCTCGATACCGAAAGCCTGCGCATCCAGCTCGACCAGCAGACCAGCACGGCGGCGGCTACGCGGGCCCAACTGGTGCTGGCCGAAAGCCAACTCTTGCGGACCACCGATCTGATCGAGCGCGGCTTAACCGCTTCGTCGGGGCTGGAACAGGCGCAATCGAGCGTTGATGCCCTGCGCGCCAATCTTGCGGCGCTCGAGGGTCAGGTGGAAGCGGCGCGCATTGGCGTGCAGAACGCCACCATCAAGGCACCGATGACCGGCATCGTTTCGGAACGCAGTGTCGAGCCGGGTCAGATGGTGGCGCAGGGCACGGCCGTTTTCACCATCGTCGATCTCACCACGATCGAGCTGACGGCAGCAGCGCCGGTCAGTGCCGGGGCATTGGTCAAGCCCGGGCAGAGCGTCGCCGTATCGGTGGAAGGCATTGCCAATCGCACCTTCGAGGGCAAGGTGGAGCGGGTCAATCCGGTGGCTGCCGCCGGCACGCGGACAATCCCGGTCTATATCACGCTGGACAATGCCGACGGGGTGCTGCGCGGCGGCATGTTCGCAGTCGGCCAGATCACGGTAGTCGAACAGCCCGATGCGCTGGCGCTGCCCAGCGGGGCAGTGCGCGAGGATGCCGAGGGCTTTTATGTGCTCAAGGTGGAGGGGGACAGTGTTGTTCGCCAGGGCGTGGAAAAGGGCAGCGAGTGGAGCGCGGGACGACTGATCGAGATCACTTCGGGGATCAGCGCCGGCGACATCATTGTCACGGCCGTGCTGACCCAGCTGGAGCCGGGCGATCGCATCGAGATGGTGGAGAACTGA
- a CDS encoding sucrase ferredoxin, translating to MVRLFCTDLAIAKGEPQEGMGALAERHLFIRWPKGKWRRPRYMAADMSEALQGAMKASMGHGRYVGLVDSGDGTELELLSFPDGRRYVPADQAEAAALVIAWGEGQALPGDVFERQVILCCTDAKTDACCARYGFPVYKALAASTDAFDVLQCTHIGGCHFAPSVIVMPNRDRYGRLTPADVPAFLDALSRGQYFLPAFKGRNGLDEARQTAEIAAMRWAEGHGYAQAQVQLDETADISVDDMDVRFSVAGIALSVALTRTQFDVQGNCRDIEAEAFKPVGRWTVSGVSAR from the coding sequence ATGGTTCGCCTGTTCTGCACCGATCTGGCCATTGCCAAAGGCGAACCCCAGGAGGGTATGGGGGCGCTAGCCGAGCGGCATTTGTTCATCCGCTGGCCCAAGGGCAAATGGCGGCGGCCGCGCTATATGGCCGCCGACATGAGCGAGGCGCTGCAAGGCGCCATGAAGGCGAGCATGGGCCATGGCCGCTATGTCGGGCTGGTCGATAGCGGAGACGGGACGGAGCTGGAGCTGCTGTCGTTTCCCGATGGACGGCGCTATGTGCCGGCCGATCAGGCGGAAGCGGCCGCGCTGGTTATCGCATGGGGCGAGGGGCAGGCGTTGCCGGGGGACGTGTTCGAGCGGCAGGTGATCTTGTGCTGCACGGACGCCAAGACCGATGCCTGCTGCGCGCGCTATGGTTTTCCGGTCTATAAGGCCCTGGCGGCGAGCACCGATGCGTTCGATGTGCTGCAATGCACCCATATCGGGGGGTGCCATTTTGCGCCCTCGGTGATCGTCATGCCCAATCGGGACCGCTATGGGCGGCTGACGCCGGCCGATGTGCCGGCCTTTCTCGATGCCCTGTCACGCGGGCAATATTTCCTCCCCGCCTTCAAGGGGCGCAATGGGTTGGATGAAGCACGGCAGACTGCCGAGATTGCGGCGATGCGCTGGGCCGAGGGGCATGGCTATGCCCAGGCCCAAGTGCAGTTGGATGAAACGGCCGATATTTCGGTCGATGACATGGATGTGCGGTTTAGTGTTGCGGGCATTGCGCTCAGCGTGGCGCTGACGCGGACGCAGTTCGACGTGCAGGGCAATTGCCGCGATATCGAAGCCGAGGCGTTCAAGCCGGTGGGGCGCTGGACCGTGAGCGGCGTCTCCGCCCGCTAA
- a CDS encoding ABC transporter substrate-binding protein — MSTLRNTFAAMACAAILALAPGALAREITHAMGTTEVPDSPQRIVILTNEGTEALLAVGIKPVGAVQSWVGNPWYDHIADDMTDVTVVGEESAINLEAIAALQPDLIIGNKMRQEKIYDQLSAIAPTVMSERLRGDWKVNMALYTEAAGKGEEGKAALAAYDERIAKIAAEAGPLLEEKVSLVRFMSGMTRIYYKDTFAGLILSEIGFRRPASQDKPEFADDVGKERIPDFDGDRLFYFVYEVGDGVAEKVAAEWTADPLWQNLPVVKAGRAYAVSDTIWNTAGGVIAANLLLDDVEKHYGLASTR; from the coding sequence ATGTCCACTCTTCGCAACACATTCGCGGCGATGGCCTGCGCCGCCATTCTGGCACTGGCGCCGGGCGCCCTGGCCCGCGAAATCACCCACGCCATGGGCACAACCGAGGTGCCGGACAGTCCGCAGCGGATCGTTATCCTGACCAATGAAGGCACCGAAGCGCTGCTGGCCGTGGGCATCAAGCCCGTTGGGGCGGTGCAGTCCTGGGTGGGCAATCCCTGGTACGATCATATCGCTGATGACATGACCGATGTCACCGTGGTCGGCGAGGAATCGGCGATCAACCTCGAAGCCATTGCGGCGCTGCAGCCGGACCTGATCATCGGCAACAAGATGCGCCAGGAGAAGATCTACGATCAGCTCTCCGCGATTGCGCCGACCGTAATGTCCGAGCGCCTGCGCGGCGACTGGAAGGTCAATATGGCGCTTTACACCGAGGCGGCCGGCAAGGGCGAAGAGGGCAAGGCGGCGCTGGCGGCCTATGACGAGCGCATCGCCAAGATCGCCGCGGAGGCCGGTCCGCTGCTCGAGGAGAAAGTCTCGCTGGTGCGCTTCATGTCGGGCATGACCCGCATCTATTACAAGGACACTTTCGCCGGCCTGATCCTGAGTGAAATCGGCTTCAGGCGCCCTGCGTCGCAGGACAAGCCGGAATTTGCCGACGATGTGGGCAAGGAACGCATTCCCGATTTCGACGGCGATCGCCTGTTCTACTTCGTCTATGAAGTGGGCGATGGCGTTGCCGAGAAGGTGGCGGCGGAGTGGACCGCCGACCCGCTGTGGCAGAACCTGCCCGTGGTGAAAGCCGGCAGGGCCTATGCCGTTTCCGACACGATCTGGAATACGGCCGGTGGCGTCATCGCCGCCAACCTGCTGCTCGACGATGTCGAAAAACATTATGGGCTGGCCTCCACCCGCTAG
- a CDS encoding FecCD family ABC transporter permease encodes MSGLTSNLAPARAPAALGLMALAFVLLALSGVAFGSTWIPLDQVTRVILGAGEKTQNLIVLQLRLPRVVIAALAGGGMAAAGFLLQKITRNSLASPGVLGVIDGAALGVVIFLALLSDESNALVTSIAYQPVAATLGALAAISLVFILSGRQASSAIRLLLFGIAIAAVAKAITIVMMLIGPIYRTSQAARWIAGSVNEINWSEIQVTALAMLPLLLLSLIAARKLPPADLDEVSARGVGLDLPLFRVLIFALAAALTAVSVAFVGGVGFIGLMAPHLARLLVGRNVYAGLVGSFLLGAIMLVAADLIVRVAFAPIEVPAGTVTAVIGAPYFLFLLMGRQRHDG; translated from the coding sequence ATGAGCGGCCTCACCTCCAATCTCGCCCCGGCCCGCGCGCCGGCGGCGCTCGGCCTCATGGCGCTGGCCTTCGTGCTGCTCGCGCTCAGCGGCGTCGCCTTCGGTTCCACCTGGATTCCGCTCGATCAGGTGACCAGGGTCATCCTCGGCGCCGGCGAGAAAACCCAGAACCTCATCGTGCTGCAATTGCGCCTGCCGCGCGTCGTCATCGCGGCCCTTGCCGGTGGCGGCATGGCGGCGGCAGGCTTCCTGCTGCAAAAAATCACCCGCAATTCGCTGGCCTCCCCCGGCGTGCTGGGCGTCATCGATGGCGCAGCCTTGGGCGTCGTCATTTTCCTGGCCCTGCTGTCCGACGAATCCAATGCGCTGGTCACCTCCATCGCCTACCAGCCGGTCGCCGCGACCCTGGGCGCGCTGGCCGCCATATCGCTGGTCTTCATCCTCTCGGGCCGTCAGGCCTCCTCGGCCATTCGCCTGCTGCTGTTCGGCATTGCCATCGCCGCTGTCGCCAAGGCCATCACCATCGTCATGATGCTGATCGGCCCCATCTATCGAACCAGCCAGGCGGCGCGCTGGATTGCCGGCTCGGTCAACGAAATCAACTGGAGCGAAATCCAGGTCACCGCCCTCGCCATGCTGCCGCTACTGCTGCTCTCGCTCATCGCCGCCCGCAAGCTGCCCCCGGCCGATCTCGATGAAGTCTCCGCCCGCGGCGTCGGCCTCGATCTGCCGCTCTTTCGCGTGCTGATCTTCGCGCTGGCCGCCGCGCTCACCGCCGTGTCGGTGGCCTTTGTCGGCGGCGTCGGCTTTATCGGCCTGATGGCGCCACACCTGGCGCGGCTCCTCGTCGGCCGCAATGTCTATGCCGGTCTTGTGGGTAGCTTCCTGCTCGGCGCCATCATGCTGGTCGCGGCCGATCTCATCGTCCGGGTGGCCTTTGCCCCCATCGAAGTTCCCGCCGGCACGGTGACTGCGGTTATCGGCGCACCCTATTTCCTCTTCTTGCTGATGGGCAGGCAACGCCATGACGGATAG
- a CDS encoding ABC transporter substrate-binding protein — translation MLKHLFSAGLFAALMLSSAQAREITHAMGVTEVPDQPQRVVILTNEGTEALLHLGVVPVGAAQSWDVDPFYDHLVPLLGDAVSLGTETAINLELVASLEPDLIIGTKVRQEKIYEQLSAIAPTVMSETIGESWLKNYQFYGEVLGLGDKAAANVAALEVRAKELAAAIGDGVNEEISLVRFSPSRTRLYFRGSFPGVVLDLVGFKRPPAQDHTETFTEVQKERIPEMAGDRIFYFSSDNDNSEDKANMDEWLADPLWLNLEAVKAGKAQRVGELAWNAGGGIYCAYMMLDDLADIYGVTLPPLGQ, via the coding sequence ATGTTGAAGCACCTGTTCTCTGCCGGCCTGTTTGCGGCCCTGATGCTATCGAGCGCGCAGGCGCGGGAAATTACCCACGCCATGGGCGTGACCGAAGTGCCCGACCAGCCGCAGCGCGTGGTGATCCTGACCAATGAAGGCACCGAGGCATTGCTGCATCTGGGCGTGGTGCCGGTCGGGGCGGCGCAGAGCTGGGACGTTGACCCGTTTTACGACCATCTGGTGCCACTGCTGGGTGACGCGGTTTCGCTGGGCACCGAGACGGCGATTAATCTTGAACTGGTCGCCTCGCTCGAACCCGACCTGATCATCGGCACCAAGGTGCGCCAGGAAAAAATATATGAGCAGCTTTCGGCCATTGCACCGACGGTGATGTCGGAAACGATCGGGGAAAGCTGGCTCAAGAATTATCAATTCTATGGCGAGGTGCTGGGCCTGGGCGACAAGGCGGCGGCAAATGTCGCGGCGCTGGAAGTGCGCGCCAAGGAACTGGCGGCAGCCATTGGCGATGGTGTGAATGAAGAAATTTCGCTGGTGCGCTTCTCGCCGTCGCGCACGCGGCTTTATTTCCGCGGCAGCTTCCCCGGCGTTGTGCTGGATCTTGTCGGATTCAAGCGCCCGCCGGCGCAGGATCACACCGAGACCTTCACTGAGGTGCAGAAGGAACGCATCCCCGAAATGGCGGGCGATCGCATTTTCTACTTCTCCTCGGACAACGACAATAGTGAAGACAAGGCCAATATGGACGAGTGGCTGGCCGATCCGCTCTGGCTCAACCTTGAGGCGGTGAAGGCGGGCAAGGCGCAGCGCGTGGGCGAATTGGCGTGGAATGCCGGCGGCGGCATTTATTGCGCCTATATGATGCTGGACGATCTGGCCGATATCTATGGCGTGACCCTGCCGCCGCTTGGCCAGTAA
- a CDS encoding ABC transporter ATP-binding protein gives MDTRISVDNLSLAYGPISVLNALSLPIPKGKITVLAGPNGCGKSTLLRAIRRLHKPSGGQVRLGDVDISTLNDRMLARQIGLLAQSPSAPDDMTVEELVRLGRYPHQSMMQPWSGDDAAALDRAMAGTGVDHLRKRRLGSLSGGQLQRVWIAMVLAQETDVVCLDEPVNHLDMAHQLDCLDLVRQLNADFGRTVVLVLHDLNLAARYADRLVFLRDGAIAASGTPEELMTEATIARVFDVQSMVITDPVHGRPLCIPLRTQSSTAAA, from the coding sequence ATGGATACCCGCATTTCGGTCGACAATCTCAGCCTGGCCTATGGCCCTATCAGCGTGCTCAACGCCTTGTCCCTGCCCATCCCCAAGGGCAAGATCACCGTGCTCGCCGGCCCCAATGGCTGCGGCAAGTCCACGCTGCTCCGCGCCATCCGCCGCCTGCATAAGCCCAGCGGCGGCCAAGTGCGGCTCGGCGATGTAGATATTTCCACCCTCAATGACCGCATGCTGGCCCGCCAGATTGGGCTGCTCGCCCAAAGCCCCTCAGCGCCCGACGACATGACGGTGGAAGAGCTGGTCCGCCTCGGCCGCTATCCGCATCAATCCATGATGCAGCCCTGGAGCGGTGACGATGCCGCGGCGCTCGATCGCGCCATGGCCGGCACCGGCGTCGATCATCTGCGCAAGCGCCGCCTCGGTTCGCTCTCGGGCGGTCAATTGCAGCGCGTCTGGATCGCCATGGTGCTGGCGCAGGAAACCGATGTGGTCTGCCTCGATGAGCCGGTCAATCACCTCGACATGGCGCACCAGCTCGATTGCCTCGATCTCGTGCGTCAGCTCAATGCCGATTTCGGCCGCACCGTCGTGCTCGTCCTGCACGATCTGAACCTGGCCGCCCGCTATGCCGACCGCTTGGTCTTCCTGCGCGACGGCGCCATCGCCGCCTCCGGCACGCCCGAGGAATTGATGACCGAAGCCACCATCGCCCGCGTTTTCGACGTGCAATCCATGGTCATCACCGACCCCGTCCACGGCCGCCCGCTCTGCATCCCCCTGCGGACGCAGAGCAGCACGGCTGCGGCTTAG
- a CDS encoding M81 family metallopeptidase yields the protein MRIAVAGLHTECSTYNPVLAREADFRVLRGPGMLKDAYFDFLTHFPAEFITILHARAIAGGPVERGIYERWKGEILEGLKQALPLDGVYLAMHGAMFVEGMFDAEGDFIAAVRAVVGPDVLIAASYDLHGNVSQRIVDSLDIFSTYRTAPHIDVPDTMRRAVTMLVRALRSGQRPAIVWAPVPVLLPGERTSTQDEPARSFYTQLQETEDPTGIWDASFQVGYVWADEPRATACAVITGTDRAAMEKAASALAQNYWDIRSEFVFGTKTGSIEECVDWAVTSVSGPVVLAESGDNPTGGGVGDRAEVLAALIARNAQGVVFAGIADRAATEAAYAAGVGAKVQLKIGGSLDRSSVPVTAEAEVVFLLETGEERLREAVVRIGGIDLVLTVRRRPFHNIPDFTRLGLDPRTAKIVVVKSGYLSPDLGPIANPSLMALSPGVVDQFVERLVRNHKSVAQYPFDREFAYAPTPIWSARA from the coding sequence ATGCGCATTGCCGTTGCCGGGCTGCATACCGAATGCAGCACCTATAATCCCGTGCTGGCGCGCGAGGCCGATTTTCGCGTATTGCGCGGCCCCGGCATGCTCAAGGATGCCTATTTCGATTTCCTGACGCATTTTCCGGCCGAGTTCATCACCATCCTGCATGCCCGCGCCATTGCCGGCGGGCCGGTGGAGCGCGGGATTTATGAGCGCTGGAAGGGTGAGATTCTTGAGGGGCTGAAGCAGGCCTTGCCGCTGGATGGGGTGTACCTCGCCATGCATGGCGCCATGTTTGTCGAGGGCATGTTCGACGCCGAGGGGGATTTCATTGCGGCGGTGCGGGCAGTGGTCGGGCCGGATGTGCTGATTGCGGCGAGTTATGATCTACATGGCAATGTCAGCCAGCGCATTGTCGATAGCCTGGATATTTTCTCCACCTATCGCACGGCGCCGCATATCGACGTGCCGGACACGATGCGCCGGGCGGTGACCATGCTGGTGCGGGCACTGCGGAGTGGGCAGCGGCCGGCCATCGTCTGGGCGCCGGTGCCGGTGCTGCTGCCGGGTGAGCGAACCAGTACTCAGGACGAGCCGGCGCGCAGTTTTTATACGCAATTGCAGGAGACCGAGGACCCGACCGGCATCTGGGATGCTTCGTTCCAGGTTGGCTATGTCTGGGCGGATGAGCCGCGGGCGACGGCTTGCGCGGTGATTACCGGCACGGACCGGGCGGCCATGGAAAAAGCTGCCTCGGCTTTGGCGCAGAATTATTGGGATATTCGGAGCGAGTTCGTCTTTGGCACCAAGACGGGCAGTATCGAGGAATGCGTTGATTGGGCTGTGACGTCGGTGAGTGGGCCGGTGGTGCTGGCGGAGTCGGGGGATAATCCGACCGGCGGCGGGGTGGGTGACCGGGCCGAAGTGCTGGCGGCGCTGATTGCCCGGAATGCGCAGGGCGTGGTGTTTGCCGGCATTGCCGACAGGGCGGCGACCGAAGCGGCTTATGCGGCGGGTGTCGGGGCGAAAGTCCAGCTCAAGATTGGTGGGAGTCTTGATCGCAGCAGCGTGCCGGTCACAGCGGAAGCCGAAGTGGTGTTCCTGCTGGAGACGGGTGAGGAGCGGCTGCGCGAGGCGGTGGTGCGGATTGGCGGGATCGATCTGGTGCTGACGGTGCGCCGGCGGCCATTTCACAATATTCCCGATTTCACGCGGCTGGGGCTTGATCCGCGGACGGCGAAAATTGTCGTGGTCAAATCAGGCTATCTGTCGCCCGATCTGGGGCCGATCGCCAATCCGAGCCTGATGGCGCTATCGCCGGGCGTGGTGGATCAGTTTGTCGAGCGGCTGGTGCGCAACCATAAAAGCGTCGCGCAATATCCGTTCGATAGGGAATTTGCCTATGCGCCGACGCCGATCTGGTCGGCACGGGCTTAG